A region from the Phycisphaeraceae bacterium genome encodes:
- a CDS encoding Rrf2 family transcriptional regulator: protein MLSLTRKSDYALVALAYLGQRRVACEPAVSARKIADQFNLPLPLLMNILKDLAHAKLVSSTRGQSGGYTLAHDPENVTILEVITALEGPSRLTPCADDLTVLGQECQVCGCGIRGPIRRLNHRIQSFLENMTLLDLMETDPDAEHLSSGVKVNLLTRYAAASL from the coding sequence ATGCTGAGCCTGACCCGCAAATCTGATTACGCACTGGTGGCGCTGGCCTATCTTGGCCAGCGTCGTGTGGCGTGCGAACCGGCGGTCAGTGCCCGCAAAATAGCGGATCAGTTCAATCTTCCGCTGCCTCTGCTGATGAACATTCTCAAAGACCTCGCCCACGCCAAGCTCGTTTCATCGACTCGTGGTCAGTCGGGTGGATATACCCTCGCCCACGACCCGGAGAATGTCACCATCCTGGAGGTCATCACTGCTCTGGAGGGACCGAGCCGTCTGACGCCATGTGCGGATGATCTGACCGTGCTGGGGCAGGAATGTCAGGTATGCGGCTGCGGGATCAGAGGGCCGATTCGGCGGCTGAATCATCGCATCCAGTCCTTCCTCGAAAACATGACTCTGCTTGACCTGATGGAGACTGACCCGGATGCGGAACATCTGTCGAGCGGTGTGAAGGTGAATCTATTGACGCGGTACGCGGCTGCGAGCTTGTGA
- a CDS encoding NADH-quinone oxidoreductase subunit A encodes MESLLNIAIFLGFGLGFVLLNLLVGSLVRPSLPNDEKKAIYECGEPTVGSSWVQFDLRFYIVALFYLVFDVEVALIYPWAVVFRDFPTEAVVLGAPFLAVIVIGYAYEWYSGSLDWVRSAVNTSIQSAGRGSLDMAALARRDPEALEDARSAAAVR; translated from the coding sequence TTGGAATCGTTGCTCAATATCGCCATCTTTCTCGGCTTCGGTCTTGGGTTTGTTCTGCTGAATCTCCTCGTGGGGAGTCTGGTTCGGCCCTCGCTACCCAACGATGAGAAAAAAGCCATCTACGAATGCGGCGAGCCGACCGTCGGGTCGAGTTGGGTGCAGTTCGATCTGCGTTTCTACATCGTTGCGCTTTTTTATCTGGTATTCGATGTTGAAGTGGCGTTGATTTATCCCTGGGCAGTTGTCTTCCGTGATTTTCCCACGGAAGCTGTGGTGCTCGGCGCGCCGTTCCTTGCGGTCATCGTTATCGGATACGCCTATGAGTGGTACAGCGGCAGCCTCGATTGGGTCCGCAGCGCGGTAAACACGTCGATCCAGTCCGCGGGTCGAGGGTCGCTCGATATGGCGGCATTGGCGCGTCGTGATCCTGAGGCGCTGGAAGATGCCCGCAGTGCCGCAGCGGTTCGATAA